The following are from one region of the Paenalkalicoccus suaedae genome:
- a CDS encoding HD family phosphohydrolase, translating to MVTKRSSIDQQAWWKKLKEHRYIRLFLFILFAVFTYALLVSNVIPQSLEIESGGVAPEDIRSPVTVENRAETERLQQEASNNVSPVYTVRPRFAENQIERINDIFQSVRVIQADVREQESLADQTDSNEEYSAEDQLAALNERLPMEAVDQLSETTLYTLLAASASDLEVAQDTATSAVFELMNEEISIDSVEEAKNQVEENVRITTTRYLLENAMVDVARYGITANFLFDEQATVEAREEAVEAVEPAVIREGQILVEEGQVITGEIYEQLTLVGLTEEVSPLYPLLGLALIIFLLVVMLAYYMNDAQTSLRSNNTHLLMYIIIYMITLVLLRLVSYLYALDIAGITYIAPVAVGTMLITILLQSRVAIFTSFIFSIAAAIMFNEQSTGMMDYSFGIFVFFSGLAGVFFLNKSTRMVNLLKTGALVSITSVLIAGALILLKNVPFGMIDIGLHIGFAAAGGLIAVILVSGILPFLEAGFGVLSTSRLIELSNPNNKLLRKILLEAPGTYHHSVVVANLAESACEAIGANGLLARVGAYYHDIGKTRRPQFFIENQMKMENPHDKLSPHLSKNIIIAHPYDGAEMLRQEKIPKELIDIAEQHHGTTLLKFFYYKAKENGDDVKEEEFRYPGPKARSKESAIVGVADSVEAAVRAMQQPTMEKIESLVKKIINDRLEDGQFDECDLTLRELHIASKSMCETLKGTFHSRIDYPDEEDIKKVKGLAK from the coding sequence GTGGTTACGAAGCGATCATCCATCGATCAACAGGCATGGTGGAAAAAACTAAAAGAACACCGTTATATTCGGTTATTCCTATTTATATTATTTGCCGTTTTTACATACGCTTTATTAGTCTCAAACGTGATTCCTCAATCTCTTGAAATTGAATCTGGAGGCGTAGCACCTGAGGACATTCGCTCCCCAGTTACAGTCGAAAACCGCGCTGAAACGGAGAGACTTCAGCAGGAGGCATCAAATAATGTGTCACCCGTCTACACCGTCAGACCACGATTTGCAGAAAATCAAATCGAGAGAATTAATGATATCTTCCAGTCAGTAAGAGTGATTCAAGCAGACGTTCGTGAGCAGGAAAGCCTAGCCGATCAGACAGACTCCAACGAAGAATACTCTGCAGAGGATCAGTTAGCAGCATTAAATGAACGACTTCCCATGGAAGCCGTTGATCAGCTGTCTGAAACAACTCTTTATACACTTCTAGCGGCTTCAGCCAGTGATTTAGAAGTAGCGCAAGATACCGCAACGAGCGCTGTTTTTGAATTGATGAATGAGGAAATTAGCATTGATTCTGTAGAAGAAGCAAAAAATCAAGTAGAAGAAAATGTTCGCATTACAACGACGAGATATTTACTTGAGAACGCGATGGTGGATGTTGCGAGGTACGGGATTACCGCTAATTTCCTCTTTGATGAGCAGGCGACAGTGGAGGCTCGCGAAGAAGCAGTTGAGGCGGTTGAACCAGCGGTTATTCGAGAGGGACAAATTCTTGTAGAAGAAGGGCAAGTCATAACTGGAGAAATATATGAACAGTTGACCCTAGTAGGCTTAACTGAAGAAGTATCTCCGCTTTACCCATTACTCGGTTTAGCGTTAATTATCTTTTTACTTGTTGTTATGCTTGCCTATTATATGAATGACGCGCAAACGTCTTTACGTTCTAACAATACGCATTTACTTATGTACATTATCATTTATATGATCACGCTCGTATTACTTCGATTAGTTAGCTATTTATATGCACTGGATATTGCAGGTATCACCTATATTGCGCCTGTAGCTGTCGGGACTATGCTTATTACCATACTCCTACAATCACGAGTGGCTATATTTACATCGTTTATCTTCTCCATTGCTGCCGCTATCATGTTTAATGAGCAATCTACAGGAATGATGGATTATTCATTTGGGATTTTTGTTTTCTTTAGTGGATTAGCAGGGGTCTTTTTCTTGAATAAATCAACGAGAATGGTAAATTTACTCAAAACAGGAGCCCTTGTCTCTATTACAAGTGTACTAATTGCTGGTGCTTTGATTTTACTAAAAAATGTGCCATTTGGAATGATTGATATAGGGTTACACATTGGGTTTGCGGCAGCTGGTGGGTTAATCGCCGTTATCCTAGTGTCTGGTATTTTACCTTTCTTAGAAGCTGGATTCGGAGTGTTATCCACGTCTCGCCTTATTGAGCTTTCTAATCCTAACAACAAACTTTTACGTAAGATCTTACTAGAAGCGCCGGGAACATATCACCATAGCGTAGTAGTAGCTAATTTAGCCGAGAGTGCTTGTGAAGCTATTGGTGCAAATGGTCTTTTAGCGCGAGTGGGAGCGTACTATCATGATATTGGTAAAACGAGGCGTCCTCAATTTTTTATCGAAAATCAAATGAAAATGGAGAACCCACATGATAAGCTATCTCCTCATTTAAGTAAAAATATTATTATCGCGCACCCTTACGATGGAGCAGAAATGCTACGCCAGGAAAAGATCCCGAAAGAATTAATTGATATAGCAGAACAGCATCATGGTACAACATTACTTAAGTTCTTTTATTATAAAGCAAAAGAAAATGGTGATGATGTAAAAGAAGAAGAGTTTAGATACCCTGGTCCGAAAGCGCGTTCTAAAGAGAGTGCTATTGTCGGAGTGGCGGATAGCGTAGAGGCAGCCGTCCGTGCCATGCAACAACCAACAATGGAGAAAATTGAATCGCTGGTTAAAAAGATTATTAATGATCGACTTGAGGACGGGCAATTCGATGAGTGTGATTTAACATTAAGGGAGCTTCATATTGCTTCGAAGTCTATGTGCGAAACACTTAAAGGGACTTTCCACTCAAGAATTGATTACCCTGATGAAGAAGACATAAAAAAAGTAAAGGGGTTAGCAAAATGA
- the ybeY gene encoding rRNA maturation RNase YbeY, with product MTYTIDLVDETNTLTEKQLELVTNVVHTAFEMEEQPDESEVSITFVSNERIHELNRDYRNIDRPTDVLSFALNEGEEDIQHEDLPNMLGDIIISIDKTRDQATEYEHSFERELSFLAVHGFLHLLGYLHDTKEDEDKMTARQEEVLEQHGLKK from the coding sequence ATGACCTATACAATTGATTTAGTTGATGAGACAAATACGCTTACTGAAAAACAATTAGAGCTTGTGACAAACGTCGTTCATACAGCTTTTGAAATGGAAGAACAACCAGATGAATCGGAAGTTTCGATTACTTTTGTATCGAACGAGAGAATTCATGAGTTAAATCGTGATTATCGTAATATTGATCGACCAACTGATGTGTTGTCCTTTGCATTAAATGAGGGGGAGGAAGATATTCAGCATGAAGATCTTCCTAATATGTTAGGGGATATTATTATTTCCATTGACAAAACACGCGATCAAGCAACTGAATATGAGCATTCATTTGAACGAGAATTGAGCTTTCTTGCTGTTCACGGATTCCTACATTTACTCGGCTATCTCCACGATACAAAAGAGGACGAGGACAAAATGACCGCTCGTCAAGAGGAAGTATTGGAGCAGCATGGCCTCAAAAAATAG
- a CDS encoding diacylglycerol kinase codes for MASKNSRPFVSWKRLRKSFRYAAEGIRHTWKHEQNFRIHTVIAVLVMVLAQVLDVPFFEQAILVIAVGAVLCLELINTALEHMVDLVIQTFDERAKIIKDAAAGAVLVFALTAAVVGGMIFLPRLLELFHL; via the coding sequence ATGGCCTCAAAAAATAGCCGACCATTTGTATCTTGGAAGCGGCTTAGAAAAAGCTTTCGGTATGCAGCTGAGGGAATTCGTCATACGTGGAAGCATGAACAAAACTTTCGAATTCATACGGTAATTGCTGTTCTAGTAATGGTGCTTGCTCAAGTCTTAGATGTGCCGTTTTTTGAACAAGCTATCTTAGTAATTGCTGTAGGCGCAGTTCTCTGTTTAGAGCTAATAAACACAGCACTTGAACACATGGTTGATTTAGTTATCCAAACATTTGATGAACGTGCTAAAATTATAAAAGATGCCGCCGCAGGAGCTGTGCTAGTATTTGCATTGACAGCCGCTGTTGTAGGGGGTATGATATTTCTCCCAAGACTACTAGAACTATTTCACTTATAA
- a CDS encoding cytidine deaminase, which produces MNQEALINEAKQARERAYVPYSTFKVGAALLSKDGKVYGGCNIENAAYSMCNCAERTAIFKAVSEGVTEFDALAVVADTEGPVSPCGACRQVMSELLQPETIVYLTNLRGDISQTSVGELLPGAFSKGDLHD; this is translated from the coding sequence ATGAACCAAGAAGCATTAATTAACGAAGCAAAACAAGCTCGAGAACGAGCTTATGTACCATACTCTACCTTTAAAGTTGGCGCTGCATTACTAAGTAAAGACGGTAAAGTTTACGGAGGCTGTAATATTGAGAATGCCGCATATAGCATGTGTAACTGTGCAGAGCGTACAGCAATTTTTAAAGCGGTTTCTGAAGGTGTCACTGAATTTGATGCATTAGCAGTTGTAGCTGATACGGAAGGTCCAGTCTCACCTTGTGGGGCTTGTAGACAAGTGATGTCTGAGTTACTACAGCCAGAGACCATCGTGTATTTAACAAATCTTCGAGGAGATATCAGTCAAACTTCTGTTGGCGAGCTATTGCCTGGAGCATTTTCCAAGGGGGATCTACATGACTGA
- the era gene encoding GTPase Era: MTDQAFKSGFVALVGRPNVGKSTLLNRLLGQKIAIMSDKPQTTRNRVQGVYTEERGQVVFIDTPGIHKPKHRLGDFMTKVATTTLREVDIVLFLVDAKEGKGAGDQFIMERLKNLDTPVYLIVNKIDQVHPDELLPLIASYQNDLPFAEVIPVSALEGNNVPTLVDQVFEKLEEGPQFYPADQVTDHPERFLMAEMIREKVLHHTREEVPHSIAVEIEQIKRRESSDTVYVGAVIVVERSSQKGIIIGKQGAMLRQLGKLAREDIERLLGSKIYLELWVKVEKDWRNKPKYLRDFGYDQEEY, encoded by the coding sequence ATGACTGATCAAGCTTTTAAATCTGGTTTTGTTGCTTTAGTGGGACGACCTAACGTAGGGAAATCAACACTGTTAAATCGCCTTTTAGGTCAAAAGATTGCCATTATGAGTGATAAACCACAAACAACCCGTAACCGTGTTCAAGGTGTTTATACAGAAGAACGTGGACAGGTTGTTTTTATCGATACACCAGGGATACACAAGCCTAAGCACAGACTAGGGGACTTCATGACAAAAGTTGCTACAACAACACTCCGTGAAGTGGATATCGTCTTATTCTTAGTAGATGCGAAGGAAGGAAAGGGCGCAGGCGATCAATTCATTATGGAACGATTAAAAAACCTTGATACACCTGTTTATTTAATCGTAAATAAAATTGATCAAGTGCATCCCGATGAATTATTACCACTTATCGCTAGTTACCAAAACGACTTGCCGTTTGCAGAAGTTATCCCAGTATCTGCTCTTGAGGGAAATAACGTTCCAACTCTTGTCGATCAAGTTTTTGAGAAGCTAGAAGAGGGTCCACAATTTTACCCTGCTGATCAAGTAACGGATCATCCAGAGCGATTTTTGATGGCAGAGATGATTAGAGAAAAAGTACTTCATCACACTCGTGAAGAAGTCCCGCACTCTATTGCTGTTGAAATTGAACAGATTAAACGTAGAGAATCGTCTGATACGGTTTACGTAGGTGCAGTTATTGTTGTTGAGCGTAGCTCTCAAAAGGGTATAATTATTGGGAAGCAGGGTGCTATGCTACGCCAATTAGGAAAGCTTGCAAGAGAAGATATTGAACGACTGTTAGGATCCAAAATCTACTTAGAGCTTTGGGTAAAGGTTGAAAAGGACTGGAGAAATAAACCTAAATACTTACGTGATTTTGGGTATGATCAAGAGGAGTATTGA
- a CDS encoding YqzL family protein, which yields MFWLLFSLTGNIDAYLLYIEAGQFQEANRYYDSKSRRNCNTHDGLRRDK from the coding sequence ATGTTTTGGCTGTTATTTTCATTAACTGGAAATATTGATGCCTATTTACTCTATATTGAGGCTGGACAATTCCAGGAGGCGAATCGGTATTATGATTCAAAAAGTCGAAGGAATTGTAATACGCACGACGGATTACGGAGAGACAAATAA
- the recO gene encoding DNA repair protein RecO, with protein MIQKVEGIVIRTTDYGETNKILTIYTREFGKVPVMARGAKRPKSRFAASSQLFIQGVFVYQQSKGIGTLTTADIIDSFRGIRSDLMLTAYSAYIVELLDKLTEDREKSPYLYELLYQVLHHINEGVDAEVLVRLVETKLLSLTGSPPILHECARCQSVEEPFQFSIRYAGALCRRCLHEDSYHLRVSPQTMKLLRLFQQLNPTRIGSITLKEQTKRELKEALTMYYQEYVGVYAKSKRFLDQMEKMNQASVDTE; from the coding sequence ATGATTCAAAAAGTCGAAGGAATTGTAATACGCACGACGGATTACGGAGAGACAAATAAAATTCTTACCATATATACGAGAGAATTTGGTAAGGTTCCTGTTATGGCGCGAGGTGCTAAACGACCAAAAAGTCGCTTTGCAGCAAGCTCTCAGCTTTTTATTCAAGGAGTTTTTGTCTATCAACAATCAAAAGGAATTGGAACGTTAACAACTGCGGACATTATCGATTCCTTTAGAGGAATTAGAAGTGACTTAATGCTTACGGCATATAGCGCCTATATAGTGGAATTACTCGATAAATTAACAGAAGACAGAGAAAAAAGTCCGTATTTATATGAGCTACTTTATCAAGTGTTACATCACATAAATGAAGGTGTAGATGCAGAAGTACTCGTGCGTTTAGTTGAAACGAAACTACTTTCTTTAACTGGCTCTCCTCCAATTTTACACGAATGTGCTAGATGCCAGAGTGTGGAGGAGCCTTTTCAATTTTCGATCCGTTATGCAGGCGCATTATGCAGGCGCTGTTTACACGAGGATTCCTACCATTTACGAGTAAGTCCACAAACAATGAAGCTTCTTCGTTTGTTCCAACAGCTTAATCCAACTCGGATTGGATCGATCACACTTAAGGAACAAACGAAAAGAGAATTGAAGGAAGCATTGACGATGTATTACCAAGAATACGTTGGTGTATATGCGAAATCGAAGCGATTTTTAGATCAAATGGAGAAAATGAATCAAGCTTCCGTTGACACGGAATAG
- the glyQ gene encoding glycine--tRNA ligase subunit alpha, protein MNVQSMILTLQEFWGEQNCILLQPYDVEKGAGTMNPMTFLRSIGPEPWNVAYVEPSRRPVDGRYGENPNRLYQHHQFQVIMKPSPDNIQELYLESLKKLGINPEEHDIRFVEDNWEAPTLAAWGLGWEVWLDGMEITQFTYFQQVGGLDASPVSVEITYGLERLASYIQDKENVYDLEWVDGFTYGDIFKQNEFEQSTYTFEVADRDMLFDLFATYEKEATRALEKDLVIPSYDYVLKCSHVFNMLDAQGAISVTERTGYIGRVRNLARNCAKKYYETREELGFPMLKKEEQAHD, encoded by the coding sequence ATGAACGTACAAAGTATGATTTTAACGCTACAAGAATTTTGGGGAGAGCAAAACTGTATCCTCTTGCAACCTTATGATGTGGAGAAGGGTGCTGGAACAATGAATCCGATGACATTCTTACGCAGTATCGGACCAGAGCCCTGGAACGTTGCTTACGTAGAGCCATCGCGCCGACCAGTAGACGGTCGGTACGGAGAAAACCCAAACCGTCTTTATCAACATCACCAGTTCCAAGTAATCATGAAGCCATCTCCAGATAATATTCAGGAGTTATATTTAGAGAGTTTAAAGAAGCTTGGCATTAATCCAGAAGAGCACGATATCCGCTTTGTGGAAGATAACTGGGAAGCTCCGACACTTGCTGCCTGGGGACTCGGCTGGGAAGTATGGCTTGATGGGATGGAGATTACGCAGTTTACGTACTTTCAGCAGGTTGGTGGCCTTGATGCAAGTCCGGTCTCCGTTGAAATTACGTATGGTCTGGAGCGTTTAGCTTCCTACATTCAAGACAAAGAGAACGTCTATGACCTTGAGTGGGTAGATGGATTTACGTACGGTGATATCTTTAAGCAAAATGAATTTGAACAATCTACTTATACATTTGAAGTAGCAGATAGAGATATGCTATTTGATTTATTTGCGACATATGAAAAAGAAGCAACGCGTGCACTTGAGAAGGATCTTGTTATCCCGTCTTACGACTACGTGTTAAAATGCTCCCACGTGTTTAATATGCTAGATGCACAAGGGGCCATTTCTGTGACTGAGCGGACTGGTTACATTGGACGAGTGCGTAACTTAGCTCGTAACTGCGCGAAAAAATACTATGAGACAAGAGAAGAACTTGGATTCCCAATGTTAAAGAAGGAGGAGCAGGCTCATGACTAA
- the glyS gene encoding glycine--tRNA ligase subunit beta produces MTKTILLEIGLEEMPARFVANAINELQTRTEKWLTDHRLPFETVSTFSTPRRLTIQVKGVPEKQADVETEAKGPAKKIAVDADGNWTKAALGFARGQGATEDDLYMTEVKGVDYVFVKKFIHGESVMTLLPELKKVILSIPFPKNMKWGDKDIRFVRPIKWIVALFDQEIIPFEIAGVETSNHSKGHRFLGQDVTFTHADEYEEVLLKEHVLADATKRKDAIVSQIKDISETNNWIVPIDEDLLEEVTQLVEYPTALSGNFDESFLQVPDKVLITSMREHQRYFPVKDADGNLLPHFITVRNGDHRHIENVQKGNEKVLRARLADAEFFFKEDKKHTLESRLPKLDTIVYHKELGTIADKVARMGTIVDRLTAVTKADEATIKVAKRATVLSKADLVTHMVSEFPELEGEMGEFYARHSGEDEAVAKAIREHYLPKQSGDNPPQTVAGAFVSVADKVDTLVTSFGIGSIPTGSQDPHGLRRQTAAILTIYLAHNWTFDLLAFLENVIDVADESNLLTRSKEEVKQDLVEFFTLRYKNLLKDLGVRYDVAEAALETKLERPDIVVAKASFLMSVLTEDSFKKDVEAYTRVVNISKKASHDTEVNPSQFETDYEKALYEKTVEVKEKVHASMLQANVADAYKLLKSLVPTINDYFDHTMVMAEDETLRQNRLAQMSELAKTVQAVAAFSHLVFHAE; encoded by the coding sequence ATGACTAAAACAATCTTACTTGAAATTGGACTTGAAGAAATGCCAGCTAGATTCGTAGCAAACGCGATCAATGAGCTACAAACACGTACGGAGAAATGGTTGACGGATCATAGACTGCCATTTGAGACAGTCTCTACTTTTTCGACACCTAGACGTTTGACGATTCAAGTTAAGGGAGTACCTGAGAAGCAGGCAGATGTTGAGACAGAGGCAAAAGGACCGGCTAAAAAGATCGCAGTTGATGCTGATGGTAACTGGACGAAAGCAGCCCTTGGCTTTGCACGTGGACAGGGAGCGACAGAGGACGATCTTTATATGACGGAAGTGAAGGGCGTTGACTATGTGTTTGTGAAGAAGTTTATTCACGGTGAATCCGTCATGACGCTACTTCCTGAACTGAAAAAAGTCATTCTTAGTATCCCCTTCCCTAAAAATATGAAGTGGGGAGATAAAGATATCCGCTTTGTACGTCCAATTAAATGGATTGTTGCGTTGTTTGATCAAGAAATCATTCCTTTTGAAATTGCTGGTGTGGAAACATCGAACCATTCAAAAGGCCATCGGTTTTTAGGGCAGGACGTGACATTTACTCATGCAGATGAGTATGAGGAAGTTCTGTTAAAAGAGCATGTTTTAGCAGATGCAACGAAACGTAAGGATGCGATTGTGTCTCAAATTAAAGATATTTCTGAAACGAACAACTGGATTGTCCCAATTGATGAGGATCTTTTAGAAGAAGTTACGCAGCTTGTGGAATATCCAACGGCATTATCCGGTAACTTCGATGAAAGCTTTTTACAAGTACCAGATAAAGTCCTGATCACCTCTATGAGAGAGCATCAGCGCTATTTCCCGGTTAAAGATGCTGATGGGAATCTACTTCCTCATTTCATCACGGTAAGAAACGGGGATCACAGACATATCGAAAACGTACAAAAAGGAAATGAAAAAGTACTTCGTGCTCGCTTAGCAGATGCTGAGTTTTTCTTCAAAGAAGATAAAAAGCATACGCTCGAATCTCGTTTACCTAAGCTTGATACGATTGTGTATCACAAAGAACTAGGAACGATCGCAGATAAAGTTGCTCGTATGGGAACAATTGTAGATAGATTAACAGCAGTAACGAAGGCAGACGAAGCAACAATTAAGGTAGCAAAGCGAGCGACTGTCCTTTCTAAAGCGGATTTAGTCACACATATGGTCTCTGAATTCCCAGAGCTTGAAGGAGAAATGGGAGAATTTTATGCGCGTCATTCTGGCGAGGACGAAGCGGTAGCGAAGGCGATTAGAGAGCACTATCTACCGAAGCAATCCGGCGATAATCCGCCACAAACAGTCGCAGGAGCATTCGTAAGTGTGGCGGATAAAGTGGACACGCTGGTCACAAGCTTTGGTATTGGGAGTATTCCAACAGGGTCTCAGGATCCACATGGCCTACGACGTCAAACAGCTGCGATCTTAACTATTTATCTTGCGCACAATTGGACGTTCGACTTGCTTGCATTTTTAGAAAATGTGATTGATGTGGCGGATGAGTCAAACCTACTCACTCGTTCTAAGGAGGAAGTAAAGCAGGATCTCGTTGAATTCTTTACGTTGCGATACAAAAATCTATTAAAAGACTTAGGGGTGCGTTATGATGTAGCAGAGGCAGCTTTAGAGACGAAGCTAGAACGACCAGATATAGTCGTCGCAAAAGCAAGCTTCCTCATGAGTGTTTTAACAGAGGATTCATTCAAAAAAGACGTAGAGGCATATACTCGCGTTGTAAATATTTCAAAGAAAGCAAGTCATGACACGGAAGTAAATCCTTCTCAATTTGAGACGGATTATGAGAAAGCTCTTTATGAAAAGACAGTAGAGGTAAAAGAGAAGGTACATGCATCTATGCTTCAGGCGAATGTTGCAGATGCCTATAAATTGCTTAAGAGTCTTGTACCTACAATTAACGATTACTTTGACCATACGATGGTTATGGCAGAGGACGAAACTCTTCGTCAAAATCGACTAGCTCAAATGAGTGAGCTTGCTAAAACAGTTCAGGCTGTTGCAGCATTTTCACACCTTGTCTTTCATGCTGAGTAA
- a CDS encoding helix-turn-helix transcriptional regulator: MELTKRQERIVEIVKADGPITGEQIAEQLELTRATLRPDLAILTMSGFLDARPRVGYYYTGKTGGTLFNEHMKKLTVQEFQSIPVVINDSASVYDAICTMFLEDVGTLFVVKQDSILIGIVSRKDLLRASMGKQDLESVPVSIIMTRMPNITTCKQEDPILEVAHKLISKQIDGVPVVRERTVNDQTVHEVIGRITKTNITKAFVHLAKDELHD, encoded by the coding sequence ATGGAGCTAACAAAGCGCCAAGAACGGATCGTTGAGATTGTAAAAGCGGATGGCCCTATTACTGGGGAGCAAATTGCAGAGCAGTTGGAGCTTACTCGGGCTACGCTTCGACCTGATTTAGCTATATTAACGATGTCAGGATTTTTAGATGCACGACCTCGAGTCGGCTATTATTACACTGGTAAAACAGGCGGTACGCTGTTTAATGAACATATGAAAAAGCTTACTGTTCAAGAGTTCCAATCCATACCAGTTGTGATCAATGACTCTGCGTCTGTTTATGACGCCATTTGCACGATGTTTTTAGAAGATGTCGGCACGCTCTTTGTTGTTAAACAGGATAGTATTTTAATTGGAATCGTCTCACGAAAAGATTTACTACGAGCTAGTATGGGCAAGCAGGATTTAGAGTCTGTTCCAGTTAGTATTATCATGACAAGAATGCCTAATATAACAACATGCAAACAAGAAGACCCGATTCTTGAGGTGGCCCATAAGCTTATTAGTAAACAAATTGATGGTGTCCCTGTCGTTCGTGAACGTACGGTTAATGATCAAACTGTTCATGAAGTAATAGGACGAATCACAAAAACAAATATTACAAAGGCTTTTGTACATTTAGCAAAAGATGAGCTACACGATTAA
- a CDS encoding pyruvate, water dikinase regulatory protein — MAKKERLIVYVISDSVGETAELVVKAAVSQFDEDSTLIRRIPYVEDIGTVDEVCTAAVENDAVIAFTLVLPEIKEHLQKRTEELGIKTYDILSPMIQLLAGKLEQQPKNESGLIHMLDEDYFRKVEAIEFAVKYDDGRDPRGILRADVVLVGVSRTSKTPLSQYLAHKRLKVANVPLVPEVEPPAELFTIPKEKIIGLTISPEKLNGIRAERLKALGLKAEANYATIDRIEEELRYSDTIMKRIDCHVIDVSTRAVEETANIINQLIVAR, encoded by the coding sequence ATGGCAAAAAAAGAACGCTTAATCGTTTATGTTATCTCTGACTCTGTTGGGGAAACGGCAGAGCTTGTAGTAAAGGCTGCTGTGAGTCAGTTCGATGAGGATTCCACGCTAATTAGGCGCATTCCTTACGTGGAAGATATCGGTACGGTTGATGAGGTTTGTACAGCAGCGGTCGAAAATGATGCTGTCATCGCATTTACCTTAGTATTGCCTGAAATTAAAGAACATCTGCAAAAGCGTACAGAAGAGCTAGGGATTAAAACGTATGATATTTTATCTCCGATGATTCAGTTATTAGCTGGAAAGCTCGAACAGCAACCTAAAAACGAATCTGGGCTAATCCATATGCTTGACGAAGATTATTTTCGTAAAGTAGAAGCAATTGAATTTGCAGTGAAGTACGATGATGGTCGAGATCCGCGCGGTATTTTAAGAGCGGACGTTGTGTTAGTTGGCGTATCAAGAACGTCTAAAACACCGCTCTCCCAATATTTAGCTCATAAGCGATTAAAAGTAGCTAATGTTCCTTTAGTTCCTGAAGTCGAACCACCTGCGGAGTTATTCACGATTCCTAAAGAAAAAATAATTGGGCTGACAATTAGCCCGGAAAAGCTGAATGGAATTCGTGCAGAACGCTTAAAGGCATTGGGGTTAAAAGCAGAAGCGAACTATGCCACGATTGATCGTATTGAGGAGGAATTACGATACTCTGATACGATTATGAAGCGGATTGACTGTCATGTCATTGATGTGTCAACACGTGCAGTAGAGGAAACAGCGAACATTATTAATCAATTAATTGTAGCAAGGTAA
- a CDS encoding YaiI/YqxD family protein: MEMKKTKIYVDADACPVVKEILSVSKKHGFNLCFIHSYNHIRREPFPDTIETVIVDADKEASDLAIANRVQASDLVVTDDYGLATMVIGKKAKVLTSRGVFLTNDTIDFHLERRHESAKERRAGRYTKGPKKLTDEQKDFFASQLSQFE; this comes from the coding sequence ATGGAGATGAAAAAAACAAAGATTTATGTCGATGCAGATGCTTGTCCTGTCGTAAAAGAGATTCTTTCTGTCTCAAAAAAACACGGATTTAATCTCTGCTTTATTCACTCTTATAATCACATCAGAAGAGAACCATTCCCTGACACAATCGAAACAGTAATCGTTGATGCAGATAAGGAGGCAAGTGATTTGGCGATCGCCAATCGCGTCCAGGCAAGTGATTTAGTCGTAACAGATGATTACGGCTTAGCCACAATGGTAATAGGCAAAAAGGCAAAAGTCTTAACTAGCCGAGGTGTCTTCCTTACAAATGATACGATCGACTTCCACTTGGAGCGCCGACATGAATCGGCCAAAGAGAGAAGAGCTGGACGTTATACAAAAGGTCCTAAAAAGCTGACGGACGAGCAAAAAGATTTTTTTGCCTCTCAGCTATCTCAGTTTGAATGA